The Aquila chrysaetos chrysaetos chromosome 6, bAquChr1.4, whole genome shotgun sequence genome window below encodes:
- the OSGEPL1 gene encoding probable tRNA N6-adenosine threonylcarbamoyltransferase, mitochondrial isoform X1 yields the protein MNSVAKSLLKSVKHGRAAWLRSSSARSGKQHLRKLVLGIETSCDDTGAAVVDDAGNVLGEALHCQKEVHLQAGGIIPVVAQQLHRENIEQVVEEALSVSGVSVHELAAIATTVKPGLALSLEVGLQYSLNLVNKYQKPFIPIHHMEAHALTVRLTHHVEFPFLVLLLSGGHCILAVAQGVSDFLLLGQSIDIAPGDMLDKVARRLSLRKHPECHSMAGGKAIEHLAQTGDWQQHTFRLPMQQYRNCDFSFSGLQNLANKAIIQKEKEEGIQEGEILSCVKDIAAAVQHAVAVHIIQRTYRAMLFCIKNSILSSKNATLVVSGGVASNQYIRKGLQTLADANDFAFLCPPPRLCTDNGVMIAWNGVERLRAGLGVLHSTDGIRYEPKAPLGIDISKRVEEDSIKVPKLKKDMMVSILKSNLVK from the exons ATGAACAGCGTTGccaaaagccttttgaaatcCGTTAAACACGGCCGAGCAGCGTGGCTGAGAAGCAGCTCTGCTCGCTCTGGAAAACAGCATCTTCGGAAACTAGTTCTGGGAATAGAGACGAGCTGTGACGACACCGGCGCTGCCGTGGTGGACGATGCCGGCAATGTTCTGGGAGAAGCGCTGCACTGTCAGAAGGAAGTCCATTTACA AGCAGGTGGAATAATTCCTGTGGTGGCACAGCAACTTCACAGAGAAAACATCGAGCAAGTAGTAGAAGAAGCGCTTAGTGTCAGTGGAGTTTCTGTACATGAACTTGCAGCTATTGCAACTACAGTAAAACCAGGACTTGCACTAAGCCTGGAAGTGGGGCTGCAGTACAGCTTGAACTTGGTGAACAAGTACCAGAAGCCGTTCATACCCATTCATCACATGGAGGCTCACGCACTGACCGTCAGACTAACACATCATGTGGAATTTCCCTTCTTAGTTCTTTTACTCTCTGGAGGCCACTGCATCTTGGCAGTAGCACAGGGAGTTTCAGATTTCCTTCTGCTTGGACAGTCCATAGATATAGCACCAGGTGACATGCTGGATAAG gTAGCAAGAAGACTCTCTTTAAGAAAGCACCCAGAATGCCACAGCATGGCTGGGGGGAAGGCGATAGAGCACTTGGCTCAAACTGGAGACTGGCAACAACACACGTTCAGACTTCCCATGCAACAGTATCgtaactgtgatttttctttttctggactTCAGAACCTTGCCAATAAAGCCattatacaaaaagaaaaagaagaag GTATTCAAGAAGGCGAGATCCTATCCTGTGTTAAGGATATTGCTGCTGCCGTACAGCATGCAGTGGCTGTTCATATTATCCAGCGGACATATCGAGCCATGCTGTTCTGCATAAAAAATAGCATATTATCATCAAAAAATGCAACTTTG GTTGTATCAGGAGGAGTTGCAAGTAATCAGTATATCCGAAAAGGTCTACAGACTTTGGCAGATGcaaatgattttgcttttctgtgtcctCCACCAAGACTGTGCACTGATAATGGTGTTATGATTGCATG GAATGGCGTTGAAAGGTTACGTGCAGGACTTGGTGTTCTACATAGTACTGATGGCATCCGCTATGAACCAAA aGCTCCCCTTGGAATTGATATTTCAAAAAGAGTTGAAGAAGATTCCATCAAGGTGCCAAAACTTAAAAAAGATATGATGGTTAGCATCTTAAAAAGTAACTTAGTAAAGTAA
- the OSGEPL1 gene encoding probable tRNA N6-adenosine threonylcarbamoyltransferase, mitochondrial isoform X2, producing MPAMFWEKRCTVRRKSIYSGIIPVVAQQLHRENIEQVVEEALSVSGVSVHELAAIATTVKPGLALSLEVGLQYSLNLVNKYQKPFIPIHHMEAHALTVRLTHHVEFPFLVLLLSGGHCILAVAQGVSDFLLLGQSIDIAPGDMLDKVARRLSLRKHPECHSMAGGKAIEHLAQTGDWQQHTFRLPMQQYRNCDFSFSGLQNLANKAIIQKEKEEGIQEGEILSCVKDIAAAVQHAVAVHIIQRTYRAMLFCIKNSILSSKNATLVVSGGVASNQYIRKGLQTLADANDFAFLCPPPRLCTDNGVMIAWNGVERLRAGLGVLHSTDGIRYEPKAPLGIDISKRVEEDSIKVPKLKKDMMVSILKSNLVK from the exons ATGCCGGCAATGTTCTGGGAGAAGCGCTGCACTGTCAGAAGGAAGTCCATTTACA GTGGAATAATTCCTGTGGTGGCACAGCAACTTCACAGAGAAAACATCGAGCAAGTAGTAGAAGAAGCGCTTAGTGTCAGTGGAGTTTCTGTACATGAACTTGCAGCTATTGCAACTACAGTAAAACCAGGACTTGCACTAAGCCTGGAAGTGGGGCTGCAGTACAGCTTGAACTTGGTGAACAAGTACCAGAAGCCGTTCATACCCATTCATCACATGGAGGCTCACGCACTGACCGTCAGACTAACACATCATGTGGAATTTCCCTTCTTAGTTCTTTTACTCTCTGGAGGCCACTGCATCTTGGCAGTAGCACAGGGAGTTTCAGATTTCCTTCTGCTTGGACAGTCCATAGATATAGCACCAGGTGACATGCTGGATAAG gTAGCAAGAAGACTCTCTTTAAGAAAGCACCCAGAATGCCACAGCATGGCTGGGGGGAAGGCGATAGAGCACTTGGCTCAAACTGGAGACTGGCAACAACACACGTTCAGACTTCCCATGCAACAGTATCgtaactgtgatttttctttttctggactTCAGAACCTTGCCAATAAAGCCattatacaaaaagaaaaagaagaag GTATTCAAGAAGGCGAGATCCTATCCTGTGTTAAGGATATTGCTGCTGCCGTACAGCATGCAGTGGCTGTTCATATTATCCAGCGGACATATCGAGCCATGCTGTTCTGCATAAAAAATAGCATATTATCATCAAAAAATGCAACTTTG GTTGTATCAGGAGGAGTTGCAAGTAATCAGTATATCCGAAAAGGTCTACAGACTTTGGCAGATGcaaatgattttgcttttctgtgtcctCCACCAAGACTGTGCACTGATAATGGTGTTATGATTGCATG GAATGGCGTTGAAAGGTTACGTGCAGGACTTGGTGTTCTACATAGTACTGATGGCATCCGCTATGAACCAAA aGCTCCCCTTGGAATTGATATTTCAAAAAGAGTTGAAGAAGATTCCATCAAGGTGCCAAAACTTAAAAAAGATATGATGGTTAGCATCTTAAAAAGTAACTTAGTAAAGTAA